One Kiritimatiellales bacterium genomic window carries:
- a CDS encoding AsmA-like C-terminal region-containing protein, which produces MSRFKQRCERCRRFFYRLGHLFVFSLLLIAALLYFTLRVNGLPESAVDRVRSALNSAGVPLQFDSIRLTLRRGWLLENARFYGSPDEVKPMLSTRKLYITTWPVNWSTWTMWRLKISAKAVTVSPGYAWDEILSPENPFNTISTLEASLYYEPGRITLRRAAAQWGGINFRAGGTVAFSGSKITEEKIPPDAKIVARRFQRSTALAADALSRLAFERVPQIFVEFDINTMQPETSVLTAALNAERLVWNEHRYRTFAGAFNFSNQVWTVSQLDLLQTDGSGVRLHGTFDTVSEELTGTLDADISAPDFLPLLSDNLRSQLNTAGIVLFGHLDFSAVAGPAPLPEVIHSLSADLRRISARRDDLIIHSLAAQLMYKDDQLSASNITAAINNGIASGQFTMNTATRMLAAHVHTKLHPAAISPLSSLKLRHFINRFTVTDDNITTDLIITHAGVSNSLTVAGTISAGNFSCAGVPVETLHTVMLYSNNTVRLDPLKLTRDTEYFNGMIDIDFNADIAHFDAVSSFPPPDVAQIIAPDVQTPLNCFTFNGAVTAEASGTVDFGAETNHAFAGSVQLHDVHYEQFKIDSFRSDVEGRGTQLIFHNVSAGAYHGTIAGSADFDLFAADGRLPYRASARVAKADVRQLIPAFTAGVHPRTHGDLSGHINLTGDAAAGFWDSVAGYGHVDIIDGHLADLPLFGGLARLMQATVPFFNIFTLTTLSGDFTLRNGALHSENAYLGGTLFSANGRGQWTPENGLNFIVRAEPLRQTADDRNWYNVAGWFVEALKKGTSPLFRILEFDLTGPLEHPDWQLSNLPRFRSGPE; this is translated from the coding sequence ATGAGCAGATTTAAACAGCGCTGCGAACGATGCCGCCGGTTTTTTTACCGGCTTGGCCACCTGTTTGTTTTTTCACTATTGCTCATCGCCGCACTGCTCTATTTCACACTGCGCGTAAACGGCCTGCCGGAATCTGCCGTTGACCGCGTGCGCAGCGCGCTGAATTCCGCCGGCGTGCCGCTGCAGTTCGATTCTATCCGGCTTACACTCCGGCGCGGCTGGCTGTTAGAAAACGCACGATTCTACGGCTCGCCGGACGAAGTGAAGCCGATGCTCAGCACACGTAAACTTTATATTACAACCTGGCCGGTCAACTGGAGTACATGGACGATGTGGCGGCTGAAGATTTCAGCGAAAGCTGTTACCGTATCGCCGGGGTATGCGTGGGACGAAATTTTGTCGCCGGAAAATCCGTTCAACACCATCTCCACGCTCGAAGCATCGCTCTATTATGAACCGGGGCGCATTACACTCCGGCGCGCTGCAGCGCAGTGGGGCGGCATAAATTTCCGCGCCGGCGGCACCGTAGCGTTTTCCGGCAGCAAAATAACGGAAGAAAAAATTCCGCCGGACGCGAAAATCGTTGCGCGCCGGTTTCAGCGCAGTACCGCCCTTGCCGCCGATGCGCTGAGCCGCCTGGCATTTGAACGCGTGCCGCAGATTTTTGTCGAGTTCGATATCAACACCATGCAGCCCGAGACATCCGTACTTACCGCCGCGCTGAATGCCGAACGGCTTGTCTGGAATGAACACCGCTACCGCACATTCGCCGGCGCATTTAATTTCAGCAATCAGGTGTGGACGGTTTCGCAACTCGATTTGCTGCAGACCGACGGCTCCGGCGTCCGTTTGCATGGTACATTCGACACGGTTTCCGAAGAGCTCACCGGCACGCTGGATGCAGATATTTCCGCTCCGGATTTTCTGCCGCTGCTGTCCGACAACCTGCGCAGCCAACTGAACACTGCCGGAATCGTGCTGTTCGGCCATCTCGATTTTTCGGCAGTCGCCGGACCGGCACCGCTACCGGAGGTCATTCATTCGCTGTCTGCTGATCTCCGCCGGATTTCTGCACGACGTGATGATCTGATTATTCATTCACTCGCCGCGCAGCTGATGTACAAGGATGATCAGCTTTCCGCATCCAACATCACCGCCGCTATTAATAACGGCATCGCATCCGGACAGTTCACAATGAACACCGCAACACGGATGCTCGCAGCACATGTTCACACTAAACTTCATCCGGCAGCGATCAGTCCGCTCTCCAGTCTGAAGCTGCGTCATTTCATCAACCGCTTTACGGTTACAGATGACAATATCACTACAGATCTGATAATCACCCACGCCGGCGTTTCAAATTCGCTCACTGTCGCCGGCACCATCAGTGCCGGGAATTTCAGCTGCGCCGGCGTTCCTGTTGAAACACTGCACACGGTCATGCTCTACTCCAACAATACCGTGCGCCTTGACCCGCTAAAGCTTACCCGCGATACCGAATACTTTAACGGCATGATTGACATTGATTTCAATGCCGACATCGCGCACTTTGATGCCGTCAGCAGCTTCCCGCCGCCGGACGTTGCACAGATTATCGCGCCGGATGTGCAAACGCCGCTGAACTGTTTTACATTTAACGGCGCCGTGACTGCTGAAGCATCCGGCACTGTTGATTTCGGTGCTGAAACCAATCACGCATTCGCCGGAAGCGTTCAGTTGCACGACGTTCATTACGAACAATTCAAAATTGATTCGTTTCGCAGCGATGTTGAAGGACGCGGCACGCAGCTCATCTTTCATAATGTTTCCGCCGGGGCGTATCACGGCACCATCGCCGGCTCTGCCGATTTTGATCTGTTCGCCGCCGACGGCCGCCTGCCCTACCGCGCCAGTGCGCGCGTTGCCAAAGCGGATGTCCGGCAGCTCATTCCGGCGTTCACGGCCGGTGTGCATCCGCGCACACACGGCGATCTTTCCGGACATATCAATTTGACCGGCGATGCCGCCGCCGGATTCTGGGACAGTGTCGCCGGTTACGGTCACGTGGATATCATTGACGGACATCTTGCTGATCTGCCGCTGTTCGGCGGACTCGCGCGTTTAATGCAGGCCACCGTTCCGTTCTTCAATATTTTCACACTCACCACACTCTCCGGCGACTTCACGCTGCGAAACGGCGCTCTGCACAGCGAGAACGCGTATCTCGGCGGTACGCTTTTCAGTGCAAACGGACGGGGACAATGGACGCCGGAAAACGGGCTCAACTTCATCGTGCGCGCCGAACCGCTGCGTCAAACCGCCGACGATCGCAACTGGTATAATGTCGCCGGCTGGTTCGTTGAAGCGCTGAAAAAAGGAACCTCGCCGCTCTTCCGTATTCTTGAATTCGACCTCACCGGTCCGCTCGAACATCCCGACTGGCAGCTTTCCAATCTGCCGCGCTTCCGCTCCGGCCCGGAATAG
- the gcvH gene encoding glycine cleavage system protein GcvH, with protein MQAPADLYYAETHEWLKLEEGVAIVGITDFAQNQLSDVTFVELPDISREVEAGDEIAVVESVKAASDIYAPVAGTIIEVNSDLEDSPDLINSSPYEDGWLFKIELRKEEDVDNLMTAEEYAELCEEE; from the coding sequence ATGCAGGCACCTGCTGATCTTTATTACGCGGAAACGCATGAATGGCTCAAACTGGAAGAGGGAGTTGCGATTGTTGGAATCACCGACTTCGCTCAGAACCAGCTTTCTGATGTCACATTTGTAGAGCTGCCGGACATCAGCCGCGAAGTTGAAGCCGGCGATGAAATTGCCGTTGTGGAATCCGTTAAAGCCGCATCTGATATTTATGCCCCGGTGGCCGGAACCATTATTGAAGTGAACAGCGATCTTGAGGATTCTCCGGATCTAATCAACTCCAGCCCGTATGAAGACGGCTGGCTTTTCAAGATTGAACTGCGTAAAGAAGAAGACGTTGACAATCTGATGACCGCCGAAGAATATGCTGAACTCTGCGAAGAGGAATAA
- a CDS encoding IS1595 family transposase, with translation MSNKYIFHSRISEHDFRRIIRYFSVDIEASKMAVLAGLSRNTINRIISAVRRRIAECCELDSPFKCGEVELDESCFGARRVRGIRGRGAKGKTIVFGPIKRRDRVYTQIVKNCSVKELLPIIQQKVDAESIIYTDGFKSYDGLVNFGYRKHYRIHHGKNEFAAGRNHINGIENFWSMAKVRLSKFRGIHKSTFYLHLKECEFRLNHHHEDLYQILLKMFRKRPINLS, from the coding sequence ATGAGTAATAAATATATTTTCCATTCACGGATTTCGGAGCATGATTTCCGGCGTATTATCCGCTACTTTTCGGTGGATATTGAAGCATCGAAGATGGCTGTTCTTGCCGGGCTGAGTCGTAACACAATCAACCGGATTATTTCTGCGGTACGCCGGCGGATCGCTGAATGCTGTGAACTGGACAGCCCGTTTAAATGCGGTGAAGTCGAATTGGATGAAAGCTGTTTCGGTGCCCGGCGTGTACGAGGAATTCGCGGTCGTGGCGCGAAAGGAAAAACCATCGTGTTTGGACCGATAAAACGAAGAGACCGGGTCTACACTCAGATTGTTAAGAACTGTTCTGTAAAGGAGTTACTTCCTATTATACAACAGAAAGTTGATGCAGAATCGATCATATATACCGATGGATTTAAAAGTTACGATGGCCTGGTAAATTTCGGTTACCGGAAGCATTACAGGATTCATCATGGGAAGAATGAATTTGCTGCCGGACGAAATCATATCAACGGTATTGAAAACTTCTGGAGTATGGCCAAGGTCCGGCTTTCAAAGTTTAGAGGGATTCACAAATCAACGTTTTATCTCCATCTGAAAGAGTGTGAATTCCGATTGAATCATCATCACGAAGACCTCTATCAGATACTGTTAAAAATGTTCAGAAAACGACCCATTAACTTGTCTTGA
- a CDS encoding aldo/keto reductase — protein sequence MNYSKLMLGTVQFGMNYGIANIHGKPSFDTVKQILRIAVDSGITAFDTAAAYGDSEDVLGRACAELGISNKILIVSKIPPLPADIDPEKFIKTSLVTSLKRLRLEILPAALLHRETDIHALPILQSMIAQGFIQNAGISLDSVIYRDQALNIPLVQIPCNPVDHRFDAWIEQRIHHTFIRSVYLQGMLLMPEDKIIPGLAPYRRKLEVFGIPLKELCMRYLLGFGERISILTGVETPEQLTENIRLASLGPLPPEIMQAVKTAVPLLDETLIRPKLW from the coding sequence ATGAACTATTCAAAACTCATGCTTGGCACTGTTCAATTCGGTATGAATTACGGCATCGCCAATATTCATGGCAAACCTTCGTTTGATACCGTTAAACAGATACTCAGAATTGCAGTTGATTCGGGCATCACCGCCTTTGACACTGCCGCGGCCTACGGCGACAGTGAAGATGTGCTGGGACGTGCATGCGCAGAACTCGGAATCAGCAATAAAATTCTCATTGTCAGCAAAATTCCGCCGCTGCCTGCCGATATCGATCCTGAAAAATTTATAAAAACTTCATTAGTAACCTCACTTAAGCGCCTTCGTCTGGAAATACTGCCGGCGGCATTATTGCATCGGGAAACTGATATTCATGCATTGCCGATATTGCAATCTATGATCGCACAGGGATTCATTCAAAATGCCGGCATTTCATTAGACAGTGTCATATACCGTGACCAAGCGTTAAACATTCCTCTCGTTCAGATTCCGTGTAATCCGGTTGATCATCGTTTTGATGCCTGGATCGAACAGCGTATTCATCATACATTCATCCGCAGTGTCTATCTGCAAGGCATGCTGTTAATGCCGGAAGATAAAATTATACCCGGACTCGCACCATATCGCCGGAAATTAGAGGTTTTTGGAATCCCGTTGAAAGAGCTGTGCATGCGTTATCTGCTTGGGTTTGGCGAGAGGATCAGCATTTTAACCGGCGTCGAAACCCCTGAGCAGTTAACGGAGAATATCCGGCTTGCTTCACTGGGTCCGTTGCCGCCCGAAATAATGCAGGCTGTAAAGACTGCTGTTCCGTTGCTTGATGAGACATTAATCCGTCCAAAGTTATGGTAA
- a CDS encoding SDR family oxidoreductase → MQFLNTFSLKGKVALVTGGAGLYGRQIFEALAEAGASTCIASRNLESLHSVASGYANVTCFELDLTDEESIHSTVAAVLSRFNKIDILVNNAVSRSACTAWNLPMDDFDASLRVNASALFCLTRLVAENMKQQRAGSIINIGSYLGMRGINYTNYAGTDMYSGETWPSPAYFYEKGGLVNFTRFAASVLGPFGIRVNCLSPGGFQTEDHSQRFVENYSANTFLGRLAGTDDLKGPVVFLASEASKYITGINLAVDGGYTAK, encoded by the coding sequence ATGCAATTTCTCAATACGTTTTCGCTTAAAGGAAAAGTTGCGCTGGTGACCGGCGGCGCAGGATTATATGGCCGGCAGATTTTCGAAGCGCTGGCAGAAGCCGGTGCAAGTACATGTATTGCTTCGAGGAATCTGGAAAGCCTGCATTCTGTAGCATCCGGTTATGCCAACGTCACCTGTTTCGAACTGGATCTTACTGACGAGGAATCCATTCACAGTACAGTCGCGGCAGTACTATCCAGATTTAATAAAATCGATATCCTAGTGAACAATGCGGTCTCCCGGTCTGCATGTACAGCGTGGAATTTACCTATGGATGATTTTGATGCCAGCTTGCGGGTTAATGCATCCGCCCTGTTTTGTTTAACCAGACTGGTGGCAGAAAATATGAAACAGCAGCGGGCAGGATCCATCATCAACATTGGATCATATCTGGGGATGCGCGGCATAAATTATACAAATTATGCCGGAACCGATATGTATTCAGGTGAGACATGGCCATCCCCTGCTTATTTTTATGAAAAAGGCGGCTTGGTCAACTTCACCCGCTTTGCCGCCAGCGTGCTTGGGCCGTTCGGAATTCGTGTCAACTGCCTGAGTCCCGGCGGATTTCAAACAGAAGATCATTCGCAACGATTTGTTGAAAATTACAGTGCAAACACGTTTCTGGGACGACTGGCCGGAACAGATGATTTAAAAGGCCCTGTAGTTTTTCTGGCATCCGAGGCATCAAAATATATTACAGGGATTAATCTCGCAGTTGACGGCGGTTATACTGCTAAATAG
- a CDS encoding platelet-activating factor acetylhydrolase IB subunit, whose amino-acid sequence MGTKRKLWLTGVWVAGFCIAVSGAKLPLTTNGIDWGTNYYNPDKRSGVEYDGLPMSASPAWVSGYNTGSYSLEDNYLRIVTKSSRSEEAETRQTFSITAGWNLTDDAVVEATLRVVENIDGLPAAGAQQICYGNLEIRSFIGFTKDGIRTSGGTYYQHDMTEWTTVRLVFENIKNPALAAVNVYVNGGTEPVLINKTWYPSSAALNVLRIGDMNAVSGGTVDWESIRWKCNAASDGVSGGMVVQLVEKKMHAAVKPADRADRDWWIPRHEEKLAEIKSRDVDLVFIGDSITQGWENAGKPVWDEYFAPRNAVNLGFGGDRTEQVLWRIDHGELDGINPKAVMIMIGTNNSGRDSAEEIADGIKAIVTRIRHKLPKTKTLVLAIFPRGDAAQRADTANDATYNDQWAKNDQTSEIVSTIANNKNIFFLNINQAFLDADGVLRRSVMPDLLHLNASSYRIWAEQVEPMISQLMAE is encoded by the coding sequence ATGGGAACAAAGAGAAAATTATGGCTTACCGGAGTTTGGGTTGCGGGTTTTTGCATTGCCGTTTCCGGCGCAAAGCTGCCGTTAACGACGAACGGGATCGATTGGGGTACAAATTATTACAATCCGGATAAACGTTCCGGCGTTGAATATGACGGGCTGCCGATGTCTGCTTCACCGGCGTGGGTTTCGGGCTATAATACCGGATCATACAGTCTGGAAGACAATTATTTGCGGATCGTCACAAAAAGCAGCCGGAGCGAAGAGGCGGAAACGCGCCAGACATTCAGCATAACAGCAGGGTGGAATTTAACAGATGATGCTGTAGTTGAAGCAACTCTGCGTGTGGTGGAGAATATTGATGGACTTCCCGCAGCCGGTGCGCAGCAGATTTGTTACGGAAACCTGGAAATTCGTTCCTTTATTGGATTTACTAAGGATGGAATCCGCACCAGCGGCGGAACGTATTATCAGCATGATATGACGGAATGGACGACGGTCCGGCTCGTGTTTGAAAATATAAAAAACCCTGCGCTGGCCGCGGTGAATGTATATGTTAACGGTGGAACTGAGCCGGTGTTAATTAACAAAACCTGGTATCCGAGTTCAGCCGCATTGAATGTGCTGCGCATTGGAGATATGAATGCGGTCAGCGGCGGCACAGTGGACTGGGAATCAATTCGCTGGAAGTGCAATGCGGCATCTGACGGCGTATCTGGTGGAATGGTGGTACAGCTCGTCGAAAAAAAAATGCATGCAGCCGTGAAGCCGGCGGATCGTGCGGATCGCGACTGGTGGATACCGCGTCATGAAGAAAAGCTGGCAGAGATAAAATCTCGGGATGTTGATCTGGTTTTTATCGGTGACTCAATTACGCAGGGTTGGGAAAATGCCGGCAAACCGGTGTGGGATGAATATTTTGCGCCGCGCAATGCAGTAAATCTTGGATTCGGCGGTGATCGCACCGAGCAGGTGTTGTGGCGGATCGATCACGGCGAGCTGGATGGAATCAATCCGAAAGCCGTGATGATTATGATCGGCACAAATAATTCCGGTAGAGATTCGGCAGAAGAAATTGCCGACGGAATTAAAGCGATTGTAACGCGCATCCGCCACAAACTGCCGAAGACAAAAACTCTGGTTCTCGCAATTTTCCCGCGTGGCGATGCGGCGCAACGTGCGGATACAGCGAACGATGCAACCTATAATGATCAGTGGGCCAAAAATGATCAAACCAGCGAGATCGTTTCGACAATCGCCAATAACAAAAATATATTTTTTCTCAATATCAACCAGGCATTTCTCGACGCTGATGGCGTTTTGCGCCGCAGTGTGATGCCGGATCTGCTGCATCTGAACGCATCCAGCTACCGCATCTGGGCCGAGCAGGTTGAACCAATGATCAGCCAGCTGATGGCGGAATAA